Proteins found in one Aspergillus puulaauensis MK2 DNA, chromosome 8, nearly complete sequence genomic segment:
- a CDS encoding intradiol ring-cleavage dioxygenase (COG:Q;~EggNog:ENOG410PIXU;~InterPro:IPR000627,IPR015889;~PFAM:PF00775;~SECRETED:SignalP(1-19);~go_function: GO:0003824 - catalytic activity [Evidence IEA];~go_function: GO:0005506 - iron ion binding [Evidence IEA];~go_function: GO:0008199 - ferric iron binding [Evidence IEA];~go_function: GO:0016702 - oxidoreductase activity, acting on single donors with incorporation of molecular oxygen, incorporation of two atoms of oxygen [Evidence IEA];~go_process: GO:0006725 - cellular aromatic compound metabolic process [Evidence IEA];~go_process: GO:0055114 - oxidation-reduction process [Evidence IEA]), translating into MRISSLFTGLLGLATIVFAHPGHDIKAEAAERASALKGIHTRSLDKCSTEPNAHTIEAANVARRKTMLHRIRQARGLTGPVLQRDLAPLNASHASNLSVTPSTDPATLFQSSGSCILAEDTTQGPYYVSGELIRRTLTESQQGIPLYLDIQLVDSSTCAPVPSIWVDLWSCNATGVYSGVSEAGNGVGENDQANLSRTFLRGLQQTDDAGVVQFHTLVPGHYAGRANHVHMLAHGHGTSVNTNNGTLSGLYAPDSMRSAQIFFDQGLISDVEETEPYAGNGVKHTANVEDFILRQELDGGIDPFVDWVLLGEDIRDGVFGWIRVALDKEAEAEDVAPAVFRTGEGGVENEDFSWPAGGPPTLPTPW; encoded by the exons ATGCGcatctcttctctcttcaccGGCCTTCTGGGTCTGGCTACCATAGTCTTCGCACACCCCGGCCACGATATCAAGGCCGAAGCTGCCGAACGTGCCTCTGCCTTGAAGGGCATACACACTCGAAGCCTAGACAAATGCTCTACAGAGCCCAACGCCCACACCATCGAAGCCGCCAACGTCGCCCGCCGCAAGACCATGCTGCATAGAATCCGCCAGGCGCGTGGTCTCACCGGGCCTGTCCTCCAACGCGACCTTGCTCCTTTGAACGCAAGCCACGCATCAAACCTATCAGTCACACCGTCCACAGACCCAGCAACGCTCTTCCAGTCCAGCGGATCTTGTATCCTCGCCGAAGACACCACCCAAGGGCCATACT ACGTCTCCGGCGAACTCATCCGCCGCACCCTAACCGAATCTCAGCAAGGAATCCCCTTATATCTAGACATCCAACTCGTCGACAGCAGCACCTGCGCCCCCGTGCCCTCGATCTGGGTCGACCTTTGGAGCTGCAACGCCACAGGGGTGTACTCGGGGGTCAGCGAAGCCGGAAACGGGGTTGGAGAAAACGACCAGGCCAACCTCAGCCGCACTTTTCTGCGCGGGCTGCAGCAGACAGACGACGCGGGGGTCGTGCAGTTCCACACCCTCGTTCCGGGCCATTATGCGGGGCGCGCGAACCATGTTCATATGCTTGCGCATGGGCACGGGACGAGCGTAAACACGAACAATGGAACACTGAGCGGGCTATACGCGCCTGATTCAATGCGGAGCGCACAGATTTTCTTTGACCAGGGCCTGATTTCGGACGTTGAGGAGACCGAACCGTATGCGGGCAATGGGGTTAAGCATACCGCGAATGTCGAGGACTTTATCCTGCGgcaggagctggatgggGGCATTGATCCGTTTGTGGACTGGGTGTTGCTGGGCGAGGATATTCGGGATGGGGTGTTTGGGTGGATTAGGGTTGCGTTGGAtaaggaggctgaggcggaggatgttGCCCCTGCGGTGTTTCggactggggagggaggggttgagaatgaggacTTTAGTTGGCCTGCTGGAGGGCCGCCTACGCTTCCTACGCCGTGGTGA
- a CDS encoding flavin reductase family protein (COG:C;~EggNog:ENOG410PKE4;~InterPro:IPR012349,IPR002563;~PFAM:PF01613;~go_function: GO:0010181 - FMN binding [Evidence IEA]): MFYEPGVTDHGLPHDPFKVSLPTIMPILYTHPDNKQACVIPRPIGWISTQSPSGTSNLAPYSQFNNLTFDPPYVMFSSNQTATNSRKDTVINAESTGQFMWNLATYPLRHAVNITAEQVPYGVDEFTRANLTKEPASKVNCPMVAESPVKFECEYHTTIRLPGNPPMGTVDVIIGRVVGVHIAESVLTDGILDVRKTEPIARCGYYQYTVVRETFDMVIPGMSEDVLYGLEGNARRNKEKHLKDTEN; encoded by the coding sequence ATGTTCTACGAACCCGGCGTGAcagaccatggcctcccccACGATCCCTTCAAGGTAAGCCTACCAACCATAATGCCCATACTCTATACCCATCCCGATAACAAACAGGCCTGCGTAATCCCCCGCCCAATCGGGTGGATATCAACCCAAAGCCCATCAGGCACCTCCAACCTGGCCCCCTACTCGCAATTCAACAATCTAACCTTCGACCCGCCGTACGTGATGTTCTCCTCGAACCAAACCGCCACAAACAGCCGCAAAGACACCGTCATAAACGCCGAGTCCACCGGCCAGTTCATGTGGAACCTAGCCACCTACCCCCTCCGCCACGCCGTCAACATCACCGCCGAGCAAGTCCCCTACGGGGTCGACGAGTTCACGCGCGCAAATCTAACCAAGGAGCCTGCCTCCAAGGTAAACTGCCCCATGGTCGCTGAGAGTCCTGTGAAGTTCGAATGCGAGTACCACACGACCATCCGGCTGCCGGGGAACCCGCCGATGGGGACGGTGGATGTGATTATTGGGAGGGTGGTGGGGGTGCATATTGCGGAGAGTGTGCTTACCGATGGGATCCTGGATGTGCGCAAGACGGAGCCGATTGCGCGGTGTGGCTACTATCAGTATACGGTTGTGAGGGAGACGTTTGATATGGTGATTCCGGGGATGAGTGAGGACGTGCTGTATGGGCTGGAGGGGAACGCGAGGAGGAATAAAGAGAAGCATTTGAAAGATACGGAGAATTAG
- the PAD1 gene encoding UbiX family flavin prenyltransferase (COG:E;~EggNog:ENOG410PNRU;~InterPro:IPR036551,IPR003382,IPR004507;~PFAM:PF02441;~TransMembrane:1 (o31-51i);~go_function: GO:0003824 - catalytic activity [Evidence IEA]) — protein sequence MLPNFFNSTTPQSNQQSPEPMNTETKPRKRIVVAITGATGAIMGIKTLLALRHLNIETHLILSKWGEATLKHETDYKPSALKALAAHTHSIHDMAAPISSGSFKADGMIIVPCSMKTLASINSGVCDDLISRTADVMLKERRRVVLVARETPLSEIHLRNMLGVTRAGAVVFPPVPAFYIRPASVEELVEQSVGRILDLFDLDTGGFERWGGKLCT from the coding sequence ATGCTACCCAATTTCTTCAACAGCACAACaccccaatccaaccaacAATCCCCAGAGCCAATGAACACAGAAACCAAACCCCGCAAGCGCATCGTCGTCGCAATAACCGGCGCAACCGGAGCCATAATGGGCATAAAAacactcctcgccctgcGCCATCTCAACATCGAAACCCacctcatcctcagcaaATGGGGCGAAGCCACCCTAAAGCACGAAACCGACTACAAACCATCAGCCCTCAAGGCACTCGCCGCGCACACACACAGCATACACGACATGGCGGCGCCCATATCCAGCGGGTCATTCAAGGCGGACGGGATGATAATCGTGCCGTGTAGCATGAAGACGCTGGCGTCGATCAACTCGGGAGTCTGCGACGATCTGATCTCTAGGACTGCGGATGTGATGCTGAAGGAGAGGCGGAGGGTTGTGCTTGTGGCGCGCGAGACGCCGCTGAGTGAGATCCATTTGAGGAATATGCTGGGGGTGACGAGGGCCGGGGCGGTGGTGTTTCCGCCTGTGCCGGCGTTTTATATTCGGCCGGCGagtgtggaggagctggtggaGCAGAGCGTGGGGAGGATTTTGGATCTTTTTGACCTCGATACGGGGGGGTTTGAGCGGTGGGGTGGGAAGTTGTGTACTTAA
- a CDS encoding uncharacterized protein (COG:K;~EggNog:ENOG410PIEG;~InterPro:IPR036864,IPR007219,IPR004507,IPR001138;~PFAM:PF00172;~go_function: GO:0000981 - DNA-binding transcription factor activity, RNA polymerase II-specific [Evidence IEA];~go_function: GO:0003677 - DNA binding [Evidence IEA];~go_function: GO:0008270 - zinc ion binding [Evidence IEA];~go_process: GO:0006351 - transcription, DNA-templated [Evidence IEA];~go_process: GO:0006355 - regulation of transcription, DNA-templated [Evidence IEA]), which translates to MDSPNSIERQEIDRVLRLKRKQRESKACYPCRQRKVKCDGSQPCRTCVRRDHPLICAYNVEQTRKKAAHSSQGNITDRNRNNAQPSRSADAGPSSLDSPRSSAQNHDSYVFSGDNSLVSILHQQDPEGTMAREATSVLGLHNTYLSYPFIESKTPHDRWVAILDILPHRDEVLKFFHFYRICAYPFNPILVDVDKFESDICIYLSTYASGELSDRDKISEQWTSGRSVGHISLLLATLAAGAHFSDMENPQRSELCQDFARRSFQALRLANFLLRPSLDVVQSLLILGNTLQNNGQSDAAWALLGTTVRLAQTLGLHTERGISHWPEHAKQKAKLLWSMTVWQDSLLSLCYDRPPIVSNIRWTPEAISSPRLELSYVNLMHYFCWVGFEIMKIEEIPEQPNHNLTLLTNLDSTFNRAQTHLLNRQNCRNLPQHLEHLALRMHVSFIASALCRPAIKTPPTPTPGHLNEDPRLVSLRSRARESLITASRAFLDFQALSVVPLRTWSMVHTVLSSTLLFCTWQETRDDGECRDLQQRVIEVFSGAGAGAGMETGSDYSQWLSARHIRALITLRQTLRKRSAQETGTDQNEQTHVAGFAGFQAGDGPQNMMSMGELSYNELFPGLDYGFPVPGEMDFSPVTYLDSIMNVPLFDFPEES; encoded by the exons ATGGACTCCCCGAATAGCATCGAACGGCAAGAGATCGACCGCGTTCTTCGCCTCAAACGCAAGCAGCGGGAATCAAAGGCCTGCTATCCCTGTCGCCAGCGGAAAGTCAAGTGCGATGGCAGCCAGCCCTGCAGGACTTGCGTACGGCGGGACCACCCCCTGATTTGCGCCTACAATGTCGAACAGACTCGGAAGAAGGCTGCACATTCCAGCCAGGGTAATATAACAGacagaaatagaaataatgCACAGCCGTCTCGCAGTGCAGATGCCGGGCCGAGCTCCCTGGACAGCCCTCGGAGCTCGGCGCAGAACCACGACAGCTACGTCTTTTCCGGGGATAACTCGCTGGTCTCGATACTGCACCAGCAGGACCCCGAGGGGACCATGGCTCGCGAGGCTACGTCTGTCCTGGGCCTGCACAACACGTATCTGAGCTATCCGTTCATCGAGTCCAAGACGCCGCATGACCGGTGGGTGGCTATTCTAGATATCCTCCCTCACCGAGACGAGGTTTTAAA ATTCTTTCATTTCTACCGCATATGTGCATACCCGTTCAACCCGATCCTCGTCGACGTGGACAAGTTCGAGTCCGACATCTGCATCTATCTTAGCACGTATGCTTCTGGAGAGCTGAGCGACCGAGATAAGATATCGGAGCAATGGACGTCAGGGAGATCTGTTGGCCATATAAGTCTCCTTCTAGCGACACTGGCAGCCGGTGCTCACTTCTCTGACATGGAGAACCCCCAGCGCTCAGAACTGTGCCAGGACTTTG CTCGCCGCTCTTTCCAGGCTCTGCGTCTTGCAAACTTCCTGCTTCGGCCGTCGCTGGATGTCGTCCAGTctctcctcattctcggcAATACGCTCCAGAATAATGGCCAGTCCGATGCAGCCTGGGCCTTGCTGGGGACGACGGTCAGGCTGGCTCAGACTCTGGGGTTGCATACAGAGAGAGGCATCTCGCACTGGCCTGAACACGCAAAACAGAAAGCTAAACTACTATG GTCAATGACAGTCTGGCAAGACAGCCTCCTTAGCCTCTGCTACGACCGCCCacccatcgtctccaacaTACGCTGGACACCAGAAGCGATATCATCCCCACGGTTGGAACTCTCATACGTCAACCTCATGCACTACTTCTGCTGGGTAGGCTTCGAGATTATGAAAATAGAGGAAATCCCCGAACAGCCAAACCACAACCTCACCCTGCTCACCAATCTCGACAGCACATTCAATCGAGCACAAACAcacctcctcaaccgccaAAACTGCAGAAATCTACCGCAGCATCTAGAACATCTCGCACTGCGCATGCACGTCTCCTTCATCGCCTCTGCGCTCTGTCGACCGGCAATCAAGACACCCCCGACCCCGACCCCGGGACATCTAAACGAAGATCCACGGCTGGTATCCCTTCGATCCCGGGCGCGAGAGAGCCTCATCACGGCCTCGCGCGCGTTCCTCGATTTCCAGGCTCTGTCTGTTGTGCCGCTGAGGACGTGGTCGATGGTTCACACGGTGCTCAGCTCGACGCTGCTTTTCTGCACGTGGCAGGAGACGAGGGACGATGGGGAGTGTCGGGACTTGCAGCAGAGAGTTATCGAGGTGTtctctggggctggggctggggctgggatgGAGACGGGGTCGGATTATAGCCAGTGGCTGTCAGCGAGACATATCCGGGCGTTGATTACGCTGCGGCAGACGCTCAGGAAACGGAGTGCTCAAGAGACAGGAACTGATCAGAATGAACAGACGCATGTAGCTGGTTTTGCGGGTTTCCAAGCCGGCGATGGACCCCAGAATATGATGTCGATGGGGGAGCTGTCGTATAATGAATTGTTTCCGGGATTGGACTACGG GTTCCCTGTTCCTGGTGAAATGGACTTCTCGCCAGTGACGTACCTTGACTCCATTATGAATG TTCCACTCTTCGACTTTCCAGAAGAGTCCTAG
- the FDC1 gene encoding UbiD family decarboxylase (COG:H;~EggNog:ENOG410PKET;~InterPro:IPR032903,IPR002830;~PFAM:PF01977;~go_function: GO:0016831 - carboxy-lyase activity [Evidence IEA]), with amino-acid sequence MSSPQLCFRSFVEALKQDNDLIEINTPINPNLEAAAITRLVCENDQKAPLFNNLLGAKDGFFRILGAPASLRSSPSERYGRLARHLGLPPTASMRNILDKMLEADQLPPIPPTVVPTGPCKQNSLEGDQIDLTQLPAPMIHKSDGGAYIQTFGMHIVQSPCGKWTNWSIARAMVHDKNHLTGLVIQPQHLWQIHQMWKKEGRDVPWALAFGVPPAAIMASSMPIPDGVSEAEYVGAMVGQPIELVKCDTNDIYVPATSEIVLEGTLSITETGDEGPFGEMHGYIFPGDTHLCPKYRVDKITYRDNAILPMSSCGKLTDETHTMIGSLAAAEIRKLCQKASLPVLDAFAPFISQVTWVALRIDTPKLRSMQTTPKQFAKDVGDLIFNHKAGYTIHRIVLVGEDIDVYDDREVMWAFSTRCRPGTDEVFFDDVRAFPLIPYNGHGGESRSPVRGGKVVSDALLAVEYSEGRDWEAADFKESFPEDVKRDVLGKWETMGFEKLDI; translated from the exons ATGTCTTCACCCCAACTCTGCTTCCGCTCCTTCGTCGAGGCCCTGAAGCAAGACAACGACCTGATCGAGATCAACACCCCCATAAACCCAAACCTCGAAGCAGCCGCAATCACCCGCCTCGTGTGCGAGAACGACCAAAAGGCCCCGCTgttcaacaacctcctcggcgcCAAAGACGGCTTCTTCCGTATCCTCGGCGCCCCGGCGTCTCTCCGAAGTTCACCCAGCGAGCGATATGGCCGCCTCGCCCGCCATCTGGGTCTACCCCCAACAGCTAGCATGAGGAATATCCTTGATAAGATGCTTGAAGCGGACCAGCTGCCTCCGATTCCGCCGACTGTTGTCCCTACGGGGCCGTGTAAGCAGAATAGCCTAGAAGGAGACCAGATTGATCTCACGCAGCTTCCTGCGCCGATGATCCATAAATCTGACGGGGGGGCATACATCCAGACTTTTG GAATGCATATCGTGCAATCCCCCTGCGGCAAATGGACAAACTGGTCCATCGCGCGCGCAATGGTCCACGACAAGAACCACCTGACCGGCCTGGtcatccagccccagcaTCTATGGCAGATCCACCAGATGTGGAAAAAGGAGGGCCGCGATGTTCCCTGGGCTCTGGCATTCGGGGTTCCCCCCGCGGCGATCATGGCGTCCAGCATGCCGATCCCGGATGGCGTTTCCGAGGCGGAGTATGTCGGTGCGATGGTTGGACAGCCGATTGAGCTGGTGAAGTGCGATACAAACGATATCTATGTTCCGGCGACTTCGGAGATTGTGTTGGAGGGGACACTGTCGATTACGGAGACGGGGGATGAGGGTCCGTTTGGGGAGATGCATGG GTACATCTTCCCTGGAGATACACATCTCTGTCCGAAATATCGAGTCGACAAGATCACATACAGAGACAATGCCATCCTCCCCATGAGCTCCTGCGGGAAACTGACCGACGAAACC CACACAATGATCGGctccctcgccgccgccgaaatCCGCAAGCTATGTCAAAAAGCCTCCCTCCCCGTCCTAGACGCCTTCGCGCCCTTCATCTCGCAGGTAACCTGGGTCGCGTTGCGCATCGACACACCCAAACTGCGGTCCATGCAAACAACACCAAAGCAGTTCGCTAAAGATGTGGGCGATCTCATCTTCAACCACAAGGCCGGGTACACGATCCACCGGATTGTGCTTGTCGGGGAGGACATCGATGTGTATGACGATCGGGAGGTGATGTGGGCGTTTTCGACGAGGTGCAGACCGGGGACAGATGAGGTGTTCTTTGACGATGTGCGTGCGTTTCCCCTGATCCCGTATAATGGGCATGGAGGGGAGTCGAGGTCGCCGGTGCGTGGGGGGAAGGTTGTCTCTGATGCGTTGTTGGCGGTTGAGTATAGCGAGGGCAGGGATTGGGAGGCGGCGGACTTCAAGGAGTCGTTTCCTGAAGATGTCAAGAGGGATGTGCTTGGGAAGTGGGAGACTATGGGGTTTGAGAAGTTggatatataa
- a CDS encoding uncharacterized protein (TransMembrane:1 (o20-50i)) — protein MLATFAESMARQLFPGQNLAFGLSLFLFTFMFIPTLVVLLAVVVFFLFCYPQLRKPWS, from the coding sequence ATGCTGGCGACATTTGCTGAATCCATGGCCCGCCAACTCTTCCCCGGGCAGAACCTGGCCTTTGGCCTcagcctgttcctgttcacCTTCATGTTCATTCCAACGCTGGTCGTgctcctcgccgtcgtcgtcttcttcctcttctgctaTCCCCAGCTCCGGAAGCCCTGGTCATAG
- a CDS encoding anoctamin family protein (COG:D;~EggNog:ENOG410PJFW;~InterPro:IPR007632;~PFAM:PF04547;~TransMembrane:9 (i183-206o212-233i287-308o328-352i373-394o429-450i518-541o574-590i602-620o)) — MSLTPDYRPAELAPQHDNFGVDWVVHYQFDDIEPSKAIEEFESLIHDLHEAHLETQVRHGHGASLLVFIRVPRLHLGSLVYQSRIKDWLYGIIHEIPAGDDDTIADAETPAEALRSVYHAVTWKKELGGAHITPKHRKWKNIASAFPLHDQEANAELLRKWSKTVLLTAEDLDAIRALFGEKVAFYFAFIQSYSSFLVFPAVWGALTWWYLGPYSVTFAVGNCLWAMVFVEYWKIREKDLSLRWEVKGVGALKVTRTQYVWEKEVKDRITGQTVQVFSPYRQFLRQLLLVPFASVAAAALGGLIVITFAMEVFISEVYTGSFQGYLEFLPTVVFSLFLPSITGLLNSIATRLTKYENYRTQDQYDLAQTAKQFVMHFITAFLPTVLTAFVYVPFGATIVPYLDVAHLRSEPAKNPLDFQVDPSRLQQEVIYLTLTGQVLDFLGEIVYPYVKGIVWQKWRDYQSKKEAVEHRKRAASHATNNLLFDEPDESAFLSRVRREADADEYNVHEDTLEMCVQFGYLTLFGTSWPLVALGFLVNNWLELRGDFFKLSHECQRPPPIRSDSIGPSLQGLEVLTWLGTLSTAAIVYLYRGGMAEIRASSFLLTILVAEWAYLAMQFAVSTGLSKIMASVLRREGAKRYAMRKGYLEVAQGQGQGQGRGGSPKGSNGKLRVRFRDRVSVYTSATDPPSPQSDDVLREASLDSERRFWTGSAVEDGVRIIRALGRSGEDSKGEKEM, encoded by the exons ATGAGTCTCACGCCCGACTACAGGCCTGCAGAACTGGCCCCCCAGCACGACAACTTCGGCGTCGACTGGGTTGTGCACTATCAATTCGACGACATTG AACCGTCCAAAGCGATCGAGGAGTTCGAGTCGCTCATCCACGATCTCCACGAAGCACATCTCGAAACGCAGGTGCGGCATGGACACGGAGCCTCACTCCTAGTCTTCATTCGAGTCCCAAGACTGCATTTGGGGAGTCTGGTATATCAGTCTAG AATCAAGGACTGGCTGTACGGCATCATCCACGAAATCCCcgccggcgacgacgacacgATAGCGGACGCCGAAACCCCCGCCGAGGCCCTCCGATCAGTATACCATGCGGTGACGTGGAAGAAGGAGCTGGGCGGTGCTCATATCACGCCGAAGCATCGCAAGTGGAAGAACATTGCGTCGGCGTTTCCGCTGCACGACCAGGAGGCCAATGCCGAACTGCTGCGGAAATGGAGCAAGACGGTCCTCCTGACTGCTGAGGATCTCGATGCCATTCGGGCTCTTTTTGGCGAGAAG GTTGCGTTCTACTTTGCCTTTATCCAGTCATACTCGTCGTTCTTGGTGTTTCCGGCTGTCTGGGGAGCCTTGACCTGGTGGTATCTAGGACCCTATTCTGTTACCTTCGCTGTTGGGAACTGTCTCTGGGCGATGGTGTTTGTCGAGTACTGGAAGATCCGCGAGAAGGACCTGAGTCTGCGGTGGGAGGTCAAGGGCGTCGGAGCCCTCAAGGTGACTCGCACGCAGTACGTCTGGGAGAAAGAAGTCAAGGACCGCATCACCGGGCAGACCGTGCAGGTCTTCTCGCCATACCGGCAGTTCCTCcgccagctgctgctggtgcccTTTGCGTCCGTTGCTGCGGCCGCCCTGGGGGGCTTGATTGTGATTACCTTTGCGATGGAGGTGTTCATCTCAGAAGTCTACACAGGGTCTTTCCAGGGCTATCTCGAGTTCCTGCCCACGGTCGTCTTCTCGCTGTTTCTGCCCTCCATCACCGGGTTGTTGAACTCGATCGCGACCAGACTGACCAAGTACGAGAACTACCGCACCCAGGACCAATATGACCTGGCGCAGACCGCGAAGCAGTTCGTGATGCACTTCATAACAGCCTTCCTCCCCACCGTGCTTACAGCGTTCGTGTACGTCCCATTCGGCGCCACCATCGTGCCCTACCTAGACGTCGCCCATCTCCGCAGCGAGCCCGCAAAGAACCCGCTAGACTTCCAAGTCGACCCCAGCCGTCTGCAGCAGGAAGTCATCTACCTGACGCTAACCGGCCAGGTGCTGGACTTCCTCGGCGAGATCGTCTACCCCTACGTCAAGGGCATCGTGTGGCAGAAATGGCGCGACTACCAGAGCAAAAAGGAAGCCGTCGAGCACCGCAAGCGAGCGGCCTCCCACGCAACaaacaacctcctcttcgacgAGCCCGACGAAAGCGCCTTTCTCTCCCGCGTGCGCAGAGAAGCCGACGCAGACGAGTACAACGTCCACGAGGACACCCTCGAGATGTGCGTGCAGTTCGGCTACCTCACGCTCTTCGGCACCTCGTGGCCGCTCGTCGCCCTCGGATTCCTGGTCAACAACTGGCTCGAGCTCCGCGGcgacttcttcaagctcagcCACGAGTGCCAGCGCCCGCCGCCGATTCGCTCGGACTCGATCGGGCCCAGCCTGCAGGGGCTGGAAGTGCTGACCTGGCTGGGCACGCTGTCGACCGCGGCAATCGTGTACCTGTACCGCGGCGGGATGGCGGAGATCCGCGCCTCGTCGTTCCTGCTGACCATCCTGGTCGCGGAGTGGGCGTACCTCGCTATGCAATTTGCGGTGAGCACGGGGCTTTCCAAGATCATGGCCAGTGTGCTGCGTCGAGAGGGGGCGAAGCGATATGCAATGCGCAAGGGATATCTAGAAGTGGCTCAGggccagggtcagggtcagggtaGAGGGGGCAGCCCCAAAGGCAGCAATGGAAAGCTGCGAGTGCGCTTTCGCGACCGGGTCAGCGTCTACACGAGTGCGACCGATCCACCGTCCCCGCAGTCCGACGATGTGCTGCGTGAGGCTTCGTTGGATTCGGAGCGGCGGTTCTGGACGGGCTCTGCGGTGGAGGACGGGGTGCGCATCATCAGGGCCCTGGGCAGGTCGGGCGAGGACTCCAAgggtgagaaggagatgtAA
- a CDS encoding putative GPI anchored protein (TransMembrane:2 (o27-44i51-69o)): MREPGRGSRQWRAVAVLLLINKDCSPVFRISFYLYLSLSLYLLLPNTLPTITMKFIAASSLLLAALASAQNIDDIINQISSGAEGIPDEATSIYNSITESGGAIPTEASSILSEVSASGTSALDSLTGSDSSSASATGSSSGSGSASSSGSGSASATPTTFTSAITTTDAEGSTTTTQATITSSVAPDASSTDSGDDASPTDDGAAYATPFMGVAGLVGMMGVVAAL, translated from the coding sequence ATGAGGGAACCAGGCCGGGGATCGCGACAGTGGCGAGCAGTGGCGGTGTTGCTGCTCATAAATAAGGACTGTTCTCCTGTCTTTCGAATATCATTCTATCTCTATCTCTCTCTATCACTCTATCTACTCCTACCAAATACTCTACCAACCATCACAATGAAGTTCATCGCTgcctcctctctcctcctcgccgcgctCGCCAGCGCCCAGAACATCGACGACATCATCAACCAGATCTCGTCTGGCGCCGAGGGCATCCCCGACGAGGCCACCAGCATCTACAACTCCATCACCGAGTCCGGCGGCGCCATCCCCACCGAggcctcctccatcctctccgaGGTCTCCGCCAGCGGCACCTCTGCCCTCGACAGCCTGACCGGCtcagacagcagcagcgcctcTGCCACTGGCAGCTCAAGTGGCAGCGGAAGTGCTTCTAGCagtggcagcggcagcgccAGTGCTACCCCTACCACCTTCACCTctgccatcaccaccaccgacgccGAGggctccaccaccaccacacaGGCGACCATCACCAGCTCCGTGGCCCCTGATGCCTCCAGCACCGACTCTGGTGACGACGCCAGCCCCACGGATGACGGCGCTGCCTATGCTACCCCCTTCATGGGCGTTGCTGGTCTCGTCGGCATGATGGGTGTCGTTGCTGCCCTGTAA